The nucleotide window tgtaccttacAAAAcaagtaggggcgtggattagaaaaccagtcagtatctggtgtggccatcatTTCCCTCATGCAGCGCGATACATCTCCTTGCTGGATATTTGggtgaactggaacacgctgtcgtacaaggcgatccaaagcatcccaaacatgctcagtggTTGACaatatctggtgagtatgcaggccatggaagaactgggacattttcagcttccagggattgtgtacagatccttgcgacatggggccgtgcattatcatgctgaaacatgagttgatggaggcagatgaatggcatgacaatgggcctcaggatctcgtcacggtatctgtgtgtattcaaattgccatagataaattgcaattgtgttcgttgtctgtagcttatgcctgcccataccataaccccaccgccaccatggggcactctgttcacaacgttgacatcagcaaaccactcgcccacactacgccatctgcctggtacagtttaAACCGGGATTCTTCCGTGAAAAGCACACTTCTCctgcgtgccagtggccatcgaaggtgagcatttgccgactgaagtcggttacgatgccgaactgcagtcaggtcaaaccCTGGTGAGGAGTAGagtatgcagatgagcttccctgagatggttccTGACGGTTTGTGCAGAAactcttcggttgtgcaaacccacagtttcatcagatgtccgagtggctggtctcagacgctcccgcaggtgaagaagccagatgtggaggtcctgggctaccGAGGTTACATGTGGTCACAAGGCTCATTTGAATGTCCTGCGATGCAGGAAAATTTGCAGCGAGAACAGAGTGATTAAATTAAGATACTATATCTGTATCTAATTAGTCACCGAActattattacttttatcactTCATGTTATGCATGTGTGCATATACTGTATGCATCCTATGTACGGTGTACCTTCTCATTTGCACTGCTTGCTCAGCACAGATGCTCAACACGTGGGATAGATAAAGTCTAATTAAATTAAATCCTGCTTGTTGCTCGGCTTGGTTCACACACAGGCCAGTGTAATGAGACAGTTGAGGAATGCGGTGAGGGTGGGAAGGACACCATAAGTTCTCTAGAGTCAAGCTGCATGTCAAACCCAATCAGGGAGAGGTAAGGGCAAATCTAGGGTCTCTCTCTCATCAGGGCTCAACTCGACCCAGTCAACTCTGGAGGGGCATCCGAGTCCCCCAAACTCTAAATCTGCCCAGCGTCAAATATTAACTGCAATACAAACAAAGCAGTGGAATAAATGCCCTGGGGGCTCcaaagcttcattaaatagtacccgcaaacaccagtctcaacgtcaacagtgaagaggtgactccgggatgctggccttccaggcagagttcctctgtccagtgtctgtgttctttttcccatcttaatcttttatttttattggccagtctgagatatggctttttcttttttctagatggccagcatcccggagtcacctcgttgacgttgagactggtgttttttgcgggtactgtttaatgaagctgccagttgaggacttgtgaggcgtctgtttctcaaactagacactctaatgttcttatcctcttgctcagttgtgtaccggggcctcccactcctctttctgttctggttagcgccagtttgcgctgttctgtgaaaggagtagtacacagcgttgtacgagattttcagtttcttggcattttctcgcatggaatagccttcctttctcagaacaagaatagactgatgagtctttgtttctggccattttgagcctgtaatcgaacccacaaatgctgatgctccagatactcaactagtctaaagaaggacagttttattgcttcttgaatcagttttcagctgtgctaacataattgcaaaaggagtTTCTAATGATTAGTTAGccatttaaaattataaacttggattagctaacacaacgtgccattggaacacaggagtgatggttgctgttaATGGGCCTCCGTACACCCATGTagttattccataaaaaatctgccgtttccagctacaatagtcattcacaacattaacaatgtctgcactgtatttctaatcaatttgattttattttaatggacaaaaaatttgcttttctttcaaaaacaaggacatttctaagtgactccaaactttttaACAGTAGTGTATACACTCACATGCTCACACATACactaatacacatacacactcatacaAACAAACATGCATAAACCCGCGcgtgcacacccacacacacacacactacccaccCAGGGAGAGTAACTACAGCATAGTAATAGTATACTGTGTAGTGTAGATGGGGAAGAGTATTAAAGTTATCAGGATGTTTATGGAAAATAGAAGAAATATTACAAAGATTGACCACTGGTCATGTCAAGTTTTGTtggtacagagacaaaatagcaGTGAGTTACCAGCTACAGCTAAACCATTGATCCAACGCTGTGATCTCCTCtcccacgacacacacacactcaggtggGTGATTATTGGGTCCCTGTTGCTCCATGGTGGGGTGGGATCCATCCACCCAGGCCAAACCTGAGCTCCCCACCAGGGACAGGCCCCCATCTGACAggacctctctcttccctctgaaCATTCAGCCAGGGCAGCTGTTTGGACATgagtcccatctctctcttcttctcacaCTCTCATCGCTGTCCCTTGTCTCCCCGTGATGCCTCTCAGAGGAGCAGAGATCCATCACACTGCCACAGACTTCAGCTGCACGCCTCCACAGTGGACAACAGTAACCTTTAGTTTTGCATCATAGAGGGTAGCTTAAAATAGGCAATGATATCACAGCTAGGAGACTGAGGAGACCTGTTGTCAGCGTGGATATAAAAGAATGTTTGGAGAGTTGCAGATTCCTCAGATGTGTGGTTCCCTGTGTCTGTGTCAATAGATTAAGCGGGTGTTCCTAAGGACTGACTGTGGATCAGGTGTCCAGATGAGAGAGTGGAGTGAGTCGGAGATGACCATGTCTGCCGGTGGTTACCTCTCCGCCTTTGATGGATACGGCATCTCCGAGCCTCTGCAGTACTACGGTGAGCGACTCTTTTGATCTGGACTGTCTGCAATTATACTAAAATAATCTAGTCAGATTTTGTAGGGGTTATAAATTGTCTGCAATACTATGGTATGCTGATCCAAACACAATTTATCTTTATACATACCCTGTAATTGTATGGTGATGACCTAATTGAATCAAAATGTCATGATTAGACATTTATATTCCACATGTTTATGCTTGCTTTGTTCTGCTTTAGTTGGTGTGATGCTTTTTTGTTCAAATGTTTAGTGCCATATGGCCTGCAGATTAGAAAGGGAGACTTGTAGGGATACATAATGTGGGTCTAACCTTATACATTTAGAAAATAACTgtctttatttgtattttttccaaTACACAGGATGTTAGCTAACAAAAAATGTCATTGGAAAGAGGGGCTATTTATAATGGTTGCAGTGGAGAGTTATGGCCTAATCCGAACTATGAGGCTTCTTTCTTCACATtgttgtcctctcctctcctagctggACGGATGGATATGACAAGCTGCATGATGGGGGGTAGTGTTAGTGTGCGTGGGAAGGAGGGAGACCCGGGTGTTTACACAGTGCTGAAACGGTTTACAAACAGAGCTCACCATAGCGTTGTCACACAAGCACAAGCTCAGTATTGGCCTCCATTCTCACCAGGACAGGAAACATCtgggagacacagaggagagacggAATGAGTTaggaaagtagagagagagagagagagagagagagagagagagagagagagagagagagagagagagagagagagagagagagagagagagagagagagagagagagagagagagagagagagagagagagagagagagagagagagagagagagagagagagagagagagagagagagagagagagcaatgggaGGAAGGCTAGAGAGTCAAGGTTCTAGAAGAGGGGTGAGGATGGTTGTGGTTGAGGATGGGGTGAGTTTTGGGATTCAGAAATTAGGGGTCATAGGTCAGAGGTTGGACTCTAGAAATCACTGTGGTATTCAGTCCATGTCAGGGCATCAGAGTTGTGGACAAATATCCATGCTTATATGGTAAGAAGACACTCGAAGTGCGCCTGAGTACAATGTAACTTGTACAACCCCTAGTATTGATGCATTTTGAGAAAGGATGTAACTTCTAGTCATTGTTGGTCATAATCATTACATTTTTTGTGTTTAAAAGAAGAAACCTCTCACTATTTCAGTTATTTTCTGACCTAATAAAATGCCAAGAGACTCAGGTTATGGAAGAGGATCTTTCTGATCAGAGTGACTGATTTAGGGCTGATCTGTGACCAGCTCTTCTCCTTATAATGCAGATGTGCTTCAGAAAAGCTGCCAGGGGTGACACATGTTCCCTCTGTGGACGTGGGGCTTGAAGTTACAAAATGTTCACAGCTCCACCGGCTACCCCGATACGCTCACAAAACATTCATACGCTCACAAAACATTCATAAAACTCTATAAAAAATATCAAATTCATAAACAACGCTGTAACctctcagctgcatcctgtttccacagTCCAAACTGGTTCACAAGGTCTTGCTCTGATGTTTTTTTATTACGCCCCACAGGACAAATAAAAGGCACGTAAGATTGTGGACAAGGAACACATTCTTGTGATGCACTTTGACTTAAAAAACAGTTTGACAGTAATAATGGCTCTGGTAGAAAAATTAATTAATTTAGTAATATTTGCCGGTGGACCCTCTAGGTTAGCCACTAGACGTTCCCAAATCCACTCCTGTGGTGCACGTAAACTTAACCGGAGTGACCAGGACAAAAACACAATTTTGTGTTGTTATCCCATCACACAGATGTGCTGGGGGACCCTTTGGGCTACTCTTTCCAGGAGCCAGACCTACAGGGCCAAGCCTTCAGCCAACAGCAGTACAGCCCCGTCAACCTGCAATTCTCTGTCTACGAACCACCGTCCTCCCAGCCATGCCACCCACCCTACACCCACCCCTACAGTCCCCACTGCCTGGAGGCTCCCTGCGAGCCCAGCCCGGAGCCCCAGTGTGGAGGCCTGGGGAAGGGGGGTGGCGGAGGTCTGCCCCTGGTCAAGAGGACCAGGCTGGGCCCTGGAGGGCGGGTGAGGGGCCTGGATGAGCTTTGTGTGGTGTGTGGAGACAAAGCCTCTGGCTACCATTACAATGCCCTCACCTGTGAAGGCTGCAAAGGTAGGGGAGGCAGTGTTTTAATCAAAGTTTACAACAATATTTGGGAGGGTCTATCTGAAAGTTTTGTCACAGAGCCTGCTACTTCTGATTCTGTCTGAATATGTGTTTATAATTTGAATGGGGAAATCTTTATCTGGATTAACTTTAATTGAAATGGACCCCAACTAGAGGTGGTTGCTACTCAAACCAATGTCATAATCTGTCATTACTGTACTCCTGTGCTTCAGGTTTTTTCCGAAGGAGTGTGACAAAGAAAGCAGTGTACCGGTGTAAAAGTGGCGGAGGCTGTGAGATGGATATGTACATGCGGAGGAAGTGCCAGGACTGCCGCCTGCGGAAATGTCGTGCTGTGGGCATGCTAGACGAATGTGAGTGGAACATACTATAACAAAATGCCTGTAGgtatcagaactcaggataagacccagatgcagacagtctgaatcacagatgtttattaacaaaacagggggcaggcgGGCGACAAGTCAAgtgcaggcagaggtcggtaatccagagaagAGTCAGTAAGGTACAGagcggcaggcagggtcagggcaggcagggtcagggcaggcagggtcagggcaggcagagtggtcaaaaGAGAAACAGGAGTACAGGAAtacacgctggtaggcttgacgaggcaagacgaactggcaacagacaaacagaaaacacaggcatAAATGCCCAGGGGATAATGGAGaaaatgggcaacacctggagggaggtggagacaagcacaagacagttGAAACAGATCAAGGTGTGACAGTAGGGATATTTGAACTATTTTGAACTGAAAGTGATGTGAATAAAGACAAAGTCTGATAGCAATAAGATCAAGAATCGTGACCAGTATATCCAATTTAAAGTCAGGCGGACTTAAACATATTTCATTGCTAAGATAACCAAAATACCTTGGACATGGATCCCTTGCAAAAATGTGCTATATCTCAATACATCTCCcccagttaaataaaggacaAATAAATTAAAGATAATTGCCTATATGAGTCTGACAGAGGCAGCTGTGTTGCCAGGTCTGCTGACCGAGGTGCAGTGCCAGTCAAAGAGGCTGAGGAAGGGAGCCAAGCACAGAGGAGGAGggcctgaggaggaggagaacatggAGAGCAGGAGCGTCAGCTCCACCAACAGGCTGCTAGGACAGGtacatccctttctcctctcctccattcaaaCTTTCTCATCTAGTTTTCTAACCTTAAGTGTTTTGGTTAACTTTCTTGAATATTATTAATGGGGAAGACAATGTAGCTTGCTGTTTTTGAAAGATACCCCAAGATCATATTATTTGTCCAAAGCAAATATCAAAGCGTCTAAATAGTTACATACCTTTGGAGGATAATCTGGTAGAATGGATTGCACCACTGGAGTACCCGGATCTCTTCCTCAGACCCCAAGTTAACTTACTTTGGTTCATAAGTGGCCCTCTCCCATATGACTTTCTTGGACTTCCAGTTTAAGTTCTTGGACCATCAGGGGGCATGTCCCAGATCACATTTTTGGACAATCGGATAATTTTATACGCCAATGCATATGTCTTTGGAATGCTCCATCAGTAGCCTGAAACACTTGTGAATGATTTCTTATGGTGGCGTCCTATAGTACGAACCCTGCTTATACTCCAAGTCTGTTTCAGAATGATAATTTCACTCAGCAATCAACTGATCTGTTGGTGATGCATTTCCTTCCATGACAGGTGGTGTCTGCAAATCTGTCAAGAGAACAGAATCATGTACTGGACAGGATGGTGGAGGCTCTTCGGCAGTACAGGGCGCAGTACACTGTACACTGTAGGGTGGGTTGCTGATTAGAATAGTAATTCTGTTTTCCGTGGATTGAGATTTGAAAGATGTGTTGTCATTTTCCTTCCCATCTCATTGAGAGCTTATGCAGGCAGTTTTTTCTGCAGGTGTTTGAGTGGACTTGTACAGAGGATGGTGGAGACAGACTAATGGACGtggcctcccctccctctcagaGGCTGCTGCAGTTTGCCAAGAGTGTACCTGGTGAGTTGAGCCTCATCTCGTACATCAGCTTCCTCTCCTTTCTTGTTTCTGCACTGATATGAAAGAACTAAACAGGTCAAATGGAAAGCAAATACCTGGTAAGCATACATAATTTTGCTTTCGGCTACCATATGTTTTCAGATAAAAAaagtatttctctctctgtggccCCTCTGCTTCTGAATGACCTCCTGCAGTATTAACTAATCTAGCGTCTGGTGTCCGTGTAGGCTTTGAGCTCCTGAACTGCTCGGACCAGAGCACCCTCCTCTCTAGTTCCTCTGTAGAAGTCATGTTTCTGCTCTCAGCGCAGCAGTTCACCCAAAACCCGGCAGCCTATAGTCCAGGTActgacaccactacaccaccGTGAGGATTGTGGGTGTCTGAGTCATTTGGCCTGGCTCCAATTCAGCATACCGAAGAGGTAGAAGATAGGGATGAAAATGGAACGGAGCCAATTATGACATAGAGCTAATAGTTTTTCCCCCCTTATTTTACAAGCACTACAGCCTTTCAACATCTCAACTCATCATTGGCTGAAAACCTTGGATTCCAAGGAAAACATTCATAGTGGGACTGACCCTCTAAACCCAGGTAAGGCACACTGTCCTTATTAGATACAGTATACTCACCACCATAGTATCCCATCTTACGAGCATTATTTGCAATACTATTTGAAGAGAGGTTCAACGGATAAGGTCATTTTTTTGACGTTTTAGCTTATTTTCCACTACAGGCAAAAAAATATGCTAGCCCGGAGAATATGGACATTGCTAAATAACCAGCTAAACAACTTATTAAAAACTGTTTGGATGAAACCAAAACACGTAAGTCGAAAATATGCTAAAACTAGTCAACTAAATAGTGAACTAAAACCTTCAAAGAAGTTAGAATGAAGTGGGGCAAAAAAGGAAATGGTGTGTTTTTACTCTATTCTTCAATTGTGTGTCTTAgctagtgtgtctgtgtgcaggaGTCAATGAGGACCTGCTTGGACCGGTGATCAACTTCTTCCACAGCATGGCAGCATTGGGGGTGACCGAGGCTGAATATGCCCTGCTCACTGCTACAGTACTGCTATGCTCAGGTGATTGGCTCTCTATGCCTGACACCTTACTGTATGAAAagcaaaatgtatttattaatacatttttaatacatATAACACAATACTTTTTTATTAATAAAGACACACTTTTTATTGACTGATCATTTTCCTCCAAGAGTGTCTGAATATCTCCTCTAGCTTGCCCAGATAGTGATGACAAACTCATATATGTCGTTCTGTCATCTACTGTATCTCTGTTAGCAGACGAAGCGTCGCTGCGGGCGGTTGCGTGTGTGGAGAGCTTACAGGAGCTGATCCTCGAGCTGCTGTCCAGGGTGTGCGGAGCCTGGTGTGGAGCCCAGGGCCCTCAGGGAGCCCAGCGCTTCGCTCGCCTGTTGGGGAGACTCACGGAGCTGCGCACgctacaacacaaccacctcacCCTGCTCCGACAGCAGCCctgacacggaacccaaaccggctgcgcacgtgcgccattgtgcgctatcgtgcatacatttattttgcccccccacaccaaacgcgatcacaacacgcaggttaaaatatcaaaacaaactctgaaccaattacattaatttggggacaggtcgaaaagcattaaacatgtatggcaatttagctagttagcttgcacttgctagctaatgttaatttgccctatttagctagcttgctgttgctagctaatttgtcctgggatataaacattgagttgttattttacctgaaatgcacaaggacctctactccgacaattaatccacacataaaacggccaaccgaatcgtttctagtcatctctcctccttccaggccttttcatcgtttaacttatatggtgatcgcatctaaactttcattgc belongs to Salvelinus alpinus chromosome 28, SLU_Salpinus.1, whole genome shotgun sequence and includes:
- the LOC139557368 gene encoding bile acid receptor-like isoform X2, which encodes MREWSESEMTMSAGGYLSAFDGYGISEPLQYYDVLGDPLGYSFQEPDLQGQAFSQQQYSPVNLQFSVYEPPSSQPCHPPYTHPYSPHCLEAPCEPSPEPQCGGLGKGGGGGLPLVKRTRLGPGGRVRGLDELCVVCGDKASGYHYNALTCEGCKGFFRRSVTKKAVYRCKSGGGCEMDMYMRRKCQDCRLRKCRAVGMLDECLLTEVQCQSKRLRKGAKHRGGGPEEEENMESRSVSSTNRLLGQVVSANLSREQNHVLDRMVEALRQYRAQYTVHCRVFEWTCTEDGGDRLMDVASPPSQRLLQFAKSVPGFELLNCSDQSTLLSSSSVEVMFLLSAQQFTQNPAAYSPALQPFNISTHHWLKTLDSKENIHSGTDPLNPGVNEDLLGPVINFFHSMAALGVTEAEYALLTATVLLCSDEASLRAVACVESLQELILELLSRVCGAWCGAQGPQGAQRFARLLGRLTELRTLQHNHLTLLRQQP
- the LOC139557368 gene encoding bile acid receptor-like isoform X1, encoding MREWSESEMTMSAGGYLSAFDGYGISEPLQYYDVLGDPLGYSFQEPDLQGQAFSQQQYSPVNLQFSVYEPPSSQPCHPPYTHPYSPHCLEAPCEPSPEPQCGGLGKGGGGGLPLVKRTRLGPGGRVRGLDELCVVCGDKASGYHYNALTCEGCKGFFRRSVTKKAVYRCKSGGGCEMDMYMRRKCQDCRLRKCRAVGMLDECLLTEVQCQSKRLRKGAKHRGGGPEEEENMESRSVSSTNRLLGQVVSANLSREQNHVLDRMVEALRQYRAQYTVHCRVFEWTCTEDGGDRLMDVASPPSQRLLQFAKSVPGFELLNCSDQSTLLSSSSVEVMFLLSAQQFTQNPAAYSPALQPFNISTHHWLKTLDSKENIHSGTDPLNPGVNEDLLGPVINFFHSMAALGVTEAEYALLTATVLLCSADEASLRAVACVESLQELILELLSRVCGAWCGAQGPQGAQRFARLLGRLTELRTLQHNHLTLLRQQP